The segment agcaaattacattttaaaccctGTTCTTCAGGGGTGGttcaaattaaaccctaaaaattagaaattataacAAACTAAACCTTAAAATTTGGTTAGTTTTGTTAGAGACCCAAATTTATTGTAAGCCTATATAATTATTGAACTAGCAAACTAGCCTTTGGATTAGTATAGGGTGAACCAGTGATTCTCTACTATATAAACTCTATATTGAATTCATTATAATACGAATAAGTCATATAGTAAAAATATAGCATGggttttataatatatttaccttcaatctttacaatataaattcaaatattttttacattggttcattaatattttctctcccattttgttttttaaagtttttatgaGAATATTATCatggaaataaagaaaaaaagttattaaattctaaaactgAAAGTTTTCggtcttaatttatttaaaaaaaaaaaaaaaagctaccgGTCTTAATTTAAACCCAAATAAATCAAAAGGAAATTAGTATTGACTTTTCAAATGATAAAGGACTAgttagaaaaattataaaattgtgtTATTAAGCTTTTAAAGTGGGACATTTCATAAtagaatatcttttttttttttttttttttggagaaaatttcaTAATAGAATATCAGTtagtaatctctctctctcaaaaaaaaaaaaagaaaaaaaagaaagaaagaatatcaGTTAGTAatcaaaatagataagaaaGGAATAATCATTtgtaacaattatttatttttaagatcctataaaaaaaagaacaattattCTTCTGATGATCGCAAATCATGGGTTCCCTTTTAAATCATCAACAGTTTCGCAAATAACATCACCAACAACATAGAAAAAGGCAAAAAACTGACATGCACAGTTGAACAATTATCAAATCAAATTAACAACCACCATAGTTTGTCGTCCAACATTGTATGGTGGAAATTTTTTACCATTCTATCATcattatggtaaaaaaaaaaatcacaaaggAGACAAGgattgagaaaaataaagttttcATGGTCATTTCTTGGGATAAGACCTCAGCCATTCCATTTGTAATGCACCCCATGTTCATGCTGAAACTTTCAAGAAATTTGCTTGAATCAACTTGCACAATTCCTTCGTTTGTCTATCCTGGATTTAGTCATAGATcatattaaattttacaaattttaccaTTCTATCATCACAAAATAAGCTAAGTATCAGTGGGCCAAAACCAGTGTTCACAGATGGCTATAAAAAGCCCAATAGCAAAAAGTctagaaaagaaggaaagataAATGGGTCAAAGCAAAATTGAATGGTTTGAACCAAATTCACATCCGTGAGACAAGATAGGATGCACATCAGCACATGTATGGTATAGATAAAGCCATATGCCAAAGCTAGGTCTCTTGTCTAAAAGATACCAAAAGAATTGCATAATAGCGCAATAAACTCAAATATGGGTACACTTCTAATCAACATGGAACTCCAAGAATTGGACACACCATAGGGGCTAACATGTGAAAATAACCAGATCTCCATTCTCCATTTTTGCACCATCAATTTTGAGTTGCACAAGCAATTTCCACTTACTAATTGACAAATTGTTTGGTTTAAATAAACATTTACAATTACAGTAATTTTGAAAAGATATATTCCCATGTTTTAATGCAAATAGCTTAAGGGGAATCTAAGTACTAAAGTGCATCTAGATTCCCCCAAAACTTgaatacaccaaaaaccaatttggTGACTTGACCTAAGCAATCATAATTAACTCACATTTTTGGGAGAACTTAaagattagtatttttttataaacttatatagATTTAAAGGTATACTTATAGTTACATATGCATGCATTAAAGTTCCAAAACATCATATTCATGAAAAACAACAAGTCCAAAtgtacaaaaaaattttgcaattgtCAAAGTAATtagataagtaaataaaaataggaCCATGTAAGAATCAATAAAAACCTGACAAGTCtactattttgaaaattgttgtatCTGTAATATTAAATCATTAAACTTCATCAATTAGACGCCCCTAACCAAACATGAAGCTTAAAGACCATAACTATTCCCTTTTATTTAAAGGTTACACTAAACAGGAATGGGCTTTAACCTAACATAGAATGCAAGCAATAATAACCCACATAGCCAAACACAAACCTTATCACCTATACAAACAACACTCtacctctctctatctctctgtaAACTCCGATTGAATAAAAATGGCAATTGGGAAGAAGAAGTTGATGTCATCGGCGCCATGGAGGGGCGAAGAGGAAGCCACTGAAGAGTTCCAAGACGCGAAGCTCAAAGTCACAAAGCAGCAGCCTGGAGCCGAGTCAGTGATGCACGTGCCTCGCAAGAAGAAAGACAAGTCCAAACGCCACGACCATGACGATTACGATGATGATTCCCTCGTCGAGATTGACCCCCAGCTTCGCTACAGCTTTCAACGTAACTACCAGGTCTCtatcttcttgattttcatttttgtttcttggttttttttttttctttacccaGTTGAGAGAATTCTTGATTTCTTGctttaaa is part of the Quercus robur chromosome 9, dhQueRobu3.1, whole genome shotgun sequence genome and harbors:
- the LOC126700445 gene encoding uncharacterized protein LOC126700445, yielding MAIGKKKLMSSAPWRGEEEATEEFQDAKLKVTKQQPGAESVMHVPRKKKDKSKRHDHDDYDDDSLVEIDPQLRYSFQRNYQFLQRVFSIDTIVKPLPPAMAYNVSRNLNFFTRIFTQFFDPEGIANAQKSLGIGQEEKARRVR